The Candidatus Paceibacterota bacterium genomic sequence GGCTGGCAAGACCACGATTATCGATGTGCTTTTAGGTGTTCTTTCCCCAGATTCAGGAACCGTGATGGTGTCTGGATTGGCGCCGCTTCAGGCAGTGGCAAAATGGCCAGGAGCCATTTCATATGTACCGCAAGATGTTGTCATCTCAAATGGCTCGATCCGTGAAAATGTTGCTCTGGGCTTCCCTCCGGAAGCCGCTACGGATGAACTTGTAATGAGTGCATTGACCGTTGCGAGCCTGGAGGACTTCTTGGTTGACTTGCCGGAGGGAATAGATACCGCAGTTGGAGAACGCGGAGCGAAAATAAGCGGAGGTCAGAGACAGCGATTAGGCATTGCTCGCGCAATGTTTACGAAGCCTCATTTATTGGTTTTGGATGAGGCTACCAGCTCATTAGATGGGGAGACGGAAGCGAGTATCTCCGCAGCCATCCATGCACTTAGAGGTTCAACCACGGTTGTGATGATTGCGCATAGGTTGTCGACTGTGCGCAACGCAGATCTGGTGGTCTATATGGCGGGTGGCAAGATAATGGCTACTGGGACATTCGAAGAGGTACGAAGCGCGGTACCCGATTTTGATCGTCAAGCGAAGTTAATGGGACTCTAGATCTTCATTTCCTTGTAGAGATCTAAGTATTTTTCGGCACCTTTGTCGATGTCAAAATATTTCTCAGCAAGTTGGCGGCATCTCATGGGCGTTTCTGGATCAGACATGAGGTTGAGGAGCACTTCTGCCTTTATGGAGAGATCTTTTGGCGAACCATCGAGGATTACTCCAGCGTTGAATTCCGTTAAGTACTCGTCAAAGTCACCAAGTCCTGCATTTACAACCACTGGTTTGCCGCATGCGAGAAACTCTGCAACTTTTGTTGGCATAGCTGCCTTGAGTGATGGTCCTGCATCCAATTTGCAGATGGACAAGCCGAAACTATATTCAGAAATACGATTGGCCATTTCGTTCTGCGTTGACTCAAATACGTGACTCTCTCCAGCGTCTAGAGATCTGCGATGTGATTCGTGAGGACGAGCCCAGTGGACTTCTATTTTTGCGCGTGTGGAGAGCTCGTCAATAAATTTCTTGCTAAGGCCAAGATCGTAGTAATTGTTGTAGGTCCCTGAGTACAGCCCCCTGAAGGGTGAATTGATCGCCGGGTTGAATTTAAAGCGATCTAAATCAACGGCCGTTGGCACGACGATGCGTAATTTAGGTAAGCGATGATGCCGGCGTTCAAGTTCCGGCACGACGCTATGCGTAAGAGTGGACACTGCAGATGCGTTGAAACTAGAAATATTTTCGAGAAGTCGGTACGACCTCAGAACTCGTTTTTTAAGGGGGTTCGGTTCGATGTATGCCTTTTGATCGGCCCACAAACTCCGAACGTCCCAGAGAATGGGAGCTCTTCTGGAAAGACTCGCCGCAACAGCGGGGATGTCACTTCGCGCGTGAATCACATTTGTTTCAGGAATGTGCTTGCTGATTTCCATGAGCCGAGTGAATCCACCGAGTGCTCCGTTGGCCTTGAATTGGCGCAAATCCCACTGAACACCTAGCGATCTGAGTAGATCTCGAGTGGCGGAAGATGGCTCGACCTTTTCAAAGCTGATCAAGTTAATGGATAGGCCC encodes the following:
- a CDS encoding glycosyltransferase — its product is MSQPRKFDLSYITVDSVSEGVGSSQILPLMQRLSSAGLSINLISFEKVEPSSATRDLLRSLGVQWDLRQFKANGALGGFTRLMEISKHIPETNVIHARSDIPAVAASLSRRAPILWDVRSLWADQKAYIEPNPLKKRVLRSYRLLENISSFNASAVSTLTHSVVPELERRHHRLPKLRIVVPTAVDLDRFKFNPAINSPFRGLYSGTYNNYYDLGLSKKFIDELSTRAKIEVHWARPHESHRRSLDAGESHVFESTQNEMANRISEYSFGLSICKLDAGPSLKAAMPTKVAEFLACGKPVVVNAGLGDFDEYLTEFNAGVILDGSPKDLSIKAEVLLNLMSDPETPMRCRQLAEKYFDIDKGAEKYLDLYKEMKI